The following coding sequences are from one Gemmatimonadaceae bacterium window:
- a CDS encoding M56 family metallopeptidase, translating into MQRPLPSSQSAWRWPVGSMPAPAHPLLAIWIIGCVVLLARDGIGWIRAMQLARRAVVANDRDMTRGLAEAARTVGSRRQIVLAYSVDVESPIAFGIVKPVVLLPTEARSWSAARLGAVLVHEAAHVSRHDCVSQAIGRLACAMFWFHPLAWRAFAHLCSEAERAADDCVLNSGIPALEYASHLLDLARRATDARLDLVAVGMITQTDLERRFMSMLDGTRSRATVTARAQAATMAFALMMIGPLASFRVTAPGLQSRASLRQVLPPRAAAATRPAIAERRASQITTVATLPAMNVRAAAVESPIPPVAVIASVTPNAVSRPNFSGKWTSDTTQIHTLEFDWVVADSTILRQTDDAISIEGRGHIMTSLTRRLLQTQNSFSNITFDGAPSTGYTVRGNAEANVTVGAVWMGDTLMLTSHSRGGHEFYTIERMWLSADGQTLFETNRSFVDGKDRWGGLTFIWHRMAPSPNAR; encoded by the coding sequence ATGCAACGTCCGTTACCAAGTTCTCAATCCGCCTGGCGTTGGCCTGTCGGATCGATGCCGGCGCCCGCTCACCCGCTGCTCGCGATCTGGATCATCGGATGCGTTGTGTTGCTCGCTCGCGACGGCATCGGCTGGATCCGCGCGATGCAGCTCGCGCGGCGCGCCGTCGTCGCAAATGATCGCGATATGACGCGAGGGCTCGCCGAAGCTGCGAGGACTGTCGGATCGAGGCGCCAGATCGTATTGGCATACAGCGTCGACGTGGAATCGCCGATCGCATTCGGCATCGTGAAGCCCGTCGTGCTACTGCCGACCGAGGCGAGGTCGTGGTCGGCCGCACGTCTTGGAGCAGTGCTCGTTCACGAAGCCGCGCACGTGTCACGCCACGATTGTGTCTCGCAGGCCATCGGCCGACTGGCGTGTGCAATGTTCTGGTTTCATCCGCTCGCCTGGCGCGCGTTTGCTCACCTCTGCAGCGAGGCCGAGCGAGCCGCTGATGACTGTGTTCTCAACTCGGGAATTCCGGCGCTCGAATACGCGTCGCACTTGCTCGATCTCGCGCGCCGCGCGACCGACGCGAGACTCGACCTCGTCGCCGTCGGAATGATCACGCAGACTGATCTCGAACGGAGGTTCATGAGTATGCTCGACGGTACGCGTTCTCGCGCCACGGTCACGGCCCGCGCTCAAGCCGCCACGATGGCCTTCGCGCTCATGATGATTGGTCCGTTGGCGTCGTTCCGCGTCACCGCGCCTGGCCTGCAGTCTCGCGCCTCGCTTCGGCAAGTGTTACCACCGCGTGCAGCGGCTGCGACGCGGCCGGCAATCGCCGAGCGGCGTGCTTCGCAGATTACAACCGTTGCGACGTTGCCCGCGATGAACGTGCGAGCGGCTGCGGTCGAGTCGCCAATCCCACCCGTCGCGGTCATTGCCAGCGTGACGCCGAACGCGGTCAGTCGCCCCAATTTCTCGGGCAAATGGACATCCGATACCACCCAGATTCACACCTTGGAATTTGACTGGGTCGTGGCGGATTCGACGATCCTCAGGCAGACGGACGACGCGATCTCGATAGAAGGCCGCGGTCACATCATGACTTCGCTGACTCGCCGTCTCTTGCAGACGCAGAATTCCTTTTCGAACATTACCTTCGATGGCGCACCGAGCACCGGTTACACCGTCAGGGGGAACGCGGAAGCGAATGTCACTGTCGGGGCAGTCTGGATGGGGGACACGCTGATGCTCACGAGCCACTCCCGAGGCGGCCACGAATTTTATACGATCGAACGGATGTGGCTGAGCGCTGATGGGCAGACGTTGTTCGAGACGAACCGGAGCTTCGTCGATGGCAAGGATCGCTGGGGCGGCCTGACATTCATTTGGCACCGCATGGCGCCGTCACCTAACGCACGTTGA